The Oncorhynchus nerka isolate Pitt River linkage group LG15, Oner_Uvic_2.0, whole genome shotgun sequence genome contains the following window.
CAAGGTTGTCTCCTCAAGTGAAACCAAACACACCTCTTAAGGTCCCACACACACAGCGAGCACTGCAGTAAGCAACGGGTTAaccccatagaaatataattgcTAGACTGGGTATAGGAAATGAGAGGCCGTCACATGGAATATTGCTGCTCCCCAGTGCTTTGTTCATGCAACCTAAAATTCAACGTTTCAACTTATACAGTGTCTTCATAAGATGAAAAATCCCTGTCTTCCTTATCTGTATTATTTGTTTAGGCCAGCTTGGGTTAACTGTGGTTAAAGAAGTGCATATCGTCCTCCTATTCTTTCTAGAATGGCTAAAGCCCCTCAGACACCCATCATGGTGGGtgtcattgacttgaatggggatttATTTTCTggtaattctatttctatggttaaCACCTCCAGAACAACATATTCTACTACATCTGGATGGAACTTCAATAGACCCCATTGTGAATACAATAAAGATGCTCTGACTTGCTGACACCATCATTCTGTCTTCTGTGACATTCAACTTGATGTATCTGATCTGGAATGCTCCTTCCTGTACATCTGACTACCATATAGGGTATCATATTGTGCACGTGAGGCAAATTCTATGGTCTTGAGAAAGCATATGTGTCAGAATGATCTTGAATAGTGTAATTTATGACATTCACTTCTGCTGAGTTGAGTTTAAAAGTTGGCAATATAGAAATGTGAATAGAAGAAGTCTGATTGctagtgtcacgaaccggctcgtaACCAGTTACAAAGAGGGTGTTGTGTTTACGCACTGAAGGTAGGTgaggagtcaaacgcaggagagcagagatgtcaGTGTAGCGTATATTTTAATCTGGGCAAGTCCAAAAACACGGTACAGTACAATACCCCAAAACAATGGGAAGTAACAGTATTCTCGTAAGGCGCATAAACACAACGCATCTTACTATAATAACCGCATGCGAAATACACTGAGGAAAGCCTCCACAAGCAACAAGAAAAATGATCCCGCACAAATCTAAGCGGGGAAACAGGGGTAAATATACACACATGAATTAAagcaaatgaaaaccaggtgtgaatgaaccaaagacaaaacaaatggaaaaataaacatggatcggttatggctagtaggccggtgacgccgACCCCCAAGCACCGacggaacagggagaggaaccaCCTTCGGTGGTCAtgagggagacaacgtggagataaggaaaaacaaaaatatatttattaactaaatatTTATTAACTAAAACTATATACAagtaacaatggtgtgtgtagtcagtattcagtagtgtaagtgagtggttgcATGCATAGATGGTGAAAATGAGGGGTGTTGAGAGGTGCCAAAACAAACAAATCACAAAATGCCACAACCAAAAATaacagtgtgtctgcatggagagagtctcctcaatgaacaGGGAAAGGTGTACTTATCCCCGGGACACACCCGAGCCCAGGTACGTCCCACCtcgctgacgaccctcccggctCCGCCCCCTGACATCCTACCAAGGAAAAcgagcaaagagaaagaattcggcagacagagtggCAGGGCCGCCACACTGGCTGTCGGCAAAATTACATCATTCTATCTCTATTAATCAAACTCTCAGTTTTTCAAGCATTAGATTCAGAGTTATATGTATGGAGAGTGTTTGTGGAGTCAACTCTAGTGCTGGACACCATGTTTTGGTGGAAAGATGTCGAATTGAAATCAAGTCATATGAAATGAGAACACAAAATGTATCTGCTATGACATCCATACTCACAGATTCATATAGTCAGTCTATTATAAAGCATTCATATCTCTGAAACAAGTGAAACCACACAGCCCATTCTCATTCAACCACATAATCTTTATTGATGGTTCTGTTAACAGAACCATCACCTTTCCATCCACAATGGTCTGGGTCACGGTGATCATCTTGGTAACCACTGTGGAGTCAAAAATGGACATGGAATAAATCTCATTGCAACACTCATACTGAGCACTTTAAAGCATACTTTTAGAATAATTTTTGTTTCTTCATATCTTCTTCATTAGTCCACTTTTGATACAGTCCAAAATAATTGTCAACTTCCAAGTTTTGAAGATACAGTATTTTGCTTTCAGCTTAAAATCAAGCAAGACCAAGTCTCATCAGTCTCATGATGATGCATTTGGCAAGAAGCCTACAAAGGCTTATTGCCCGCTGTATACAATGACTTACCTTGGGTGGAGCTGTCGTCCTCTCCGTCCAGCAGCCTCCTGTTCTCTGCAATCTCCAGCTCCAGCCGGGTCTTGAGGTTCAGAAACATGTCGTACTCCTGCTTGTTGTGAGTGATGTTGGCGTGGAGCTGGGAGAGCTGGAGCTCCAGGCTAGTCACCATGCTCTGGAGCCCTGCCAGCTGAGCAGAGTAGCGTTTCTGGGTGTCTGCCAGCGTGGCCTCCAGGGACGATTTCTatcaggggaggagggagtggaagggaTGAGTGGGTGAAGAGTGAAGTAGCACCAAGACACTGATCTTGGGTTAGTTTTGCATTTCTCCCCAGTAATGGTTAAGtttaggattgggggaggggaagctgatcctagatctttaCTTAGGGAAAACTTCCCCCTGGAGCGGACTAGTTAGTATACTGGTGCCTTGTCCAATGACATGCTACCACAGTATGTGATACTGTTGCACAAGTTTTGCTTCTGTTCGCGGGGGATAGAGTGGGTGCCCTCTCCAATGCACTACACACATGGATAATATTCGATTATTGTATAACTCTGTTGCACAAAACTGTGTGAGAGGTTGTGAATCTGGTGCTCCAATAGACTACACACCCAGAAAAATGTTTGGTCAAGTCCAGACATGAGGTGGGCATGTTGCCAAGTTCAAAATGTCAGTAAGGTATTTATGGGTGTCAGAGAGACCTGGCATACATGCTATCACCCATGCCTGGGTTTTTATGGCGcccgcgcacgtgtgtgtgtgtgtgtgtgtgtgtgtgtgtgtgtgtgtgtgtgtgtgtgtgtgtgtgtgtgtgtgtgtgcgtgtgtgtgtgtgtgtgtgtgtgtgtccttgcacACCAGCTGCTCATTGTTTGTCATGACTTCAATCTCCACTGTGGCCAGCTATACAGGTTAAAAGAAATAGCATTAGTCAACACAGTTTACCTCAGAGCCAACTCATTCAGTCTCTAAATTGATTTCCATGCATCAATAGATCATTGACCTCATCCTATACAGAGAATATACTTTCTTCATGCTTTAAACATGTTTTTTAATTGACACTTCAAATGTAACATTTTTTAGGGCAGCTGAATTGCATTATTcttatgaagaaaaaaaaaccttTAGAGAATAACTCTTTTAGATAAATGACTTCATATAGTAAAGATATCTTCGTCATTCAGCTCACCTTGCCCTGGTACCAGGCTTCCAGCTCTTTGCGGTTCTTGATGGCCACAGACTCGTAGTGCTTCCTAATCTCGGTCATCGCTGCGTTCAGGTCCTGGGATAGGGCAGCATCCACTGATACATTCACCTGGCTGCCCACGTGGGTCTTCACCAGGGCAATCTCCTgtaggtcaaaggtcagagggCGTAACCTCAGGTAGCAACCATAACAACCAACAGTAGCTTGACTGCGATTAAACAGGTCTCAATGTTTTAGATCTGAATATTTGCTATTACAGTGCAGCACCACACGTGTGATTACATGTTTTTCAACCAGAGGACTTTTAACCTAATGGACTAAGCTATTGTCAACTAATCTAATGTCTCCTACTGGTCAATATATTACCCATTATTCACCATACATGAACTGTTATGTGTGAATTTGTGCATGTAAAAGTCACACAATGGGTAATAGTGAGTTAATGGAAGAAAGTAAGAATACTAGGAAgtgtgaggagggggagaggaactGTGTTGTAAAAGAAAAACACCCATCCATCTGTGTAAAGGAAATCCTGGTGTGATATCAGCAGTGGTTAGGTAGATGTCATATTTGTGTACTGAACATTAACTGCTCCAATAACACCCCATACAAAACAGGGCTAAGTACTCCTTAGTGGCCAATGATATCCTTCCGCCTAGCAACTGTCATGTGGATGCCGGCTGAAGTGAGTTTTCTGCTGCTGTAAGTGGAATGAAATACATGTAAGGTCCATTGTATATCGTCACTGAACACTAAGCAAATAAACAATATGTTGTTCTAGTACTGTTTGCACTATTAGGTCAGTATTACCAAGTAAACATATGCATGTCATTCCTATTCAGATTCACTAGAACAAACATATCTGTTATACTGTAGGTGTGGATGTGAGGAGGGAGGTAAAAACGTGTTGGCGTTGGTGGACATCAAAGATAAGAAGGTATAGCATTTTGTTCGATTGGTGTTGCTAACGCTTTGTGGTTTTGAATGGGTGTACTGTGAAAAACAGCTCCCCTGTGCTATACAGTGTGGTTGTACTGTGAATAACTGTTGGCCCGGAACAATCTGTTACCACCTGGTGGCTCCTCTTGAGCATGATGAGCTCGTCCTTCAGACCCTCGTAATGCATCTCCAGGTCAGAGCGGCCCAGGTTCATGTCATCCAGGACCCTCCTCAGACCACTGATGTCTGCCTCCACTGCCATCCTCATGGCCTGCTCTTTCGCATACCTGAGCAGGTCAAAGGTCATGCTAAGGTCACACAGGCTACCAATATGTTTTAAGATTGTAGTCTTTTGCTTTGTCTATGGAGTAGGGATGGCTTGACACAGGCAGTGTCTGAACACCCATACTAGCGTACTAAATAGTGtgcaaaaaataaatgaaatttGAAAATAGTAATCCAAATGCATCATCTAATGCGCGAATGCATTGACTCCCACCACTCGTTCATTTTGGTACAGCGTGTCAATTAATCTGTTGTCAAACACGTGAGTCGGGAAAAGACAAGTGAATTCTACTACAGGTAGATCAAACGCCAAAATTAGTATGCAGTTTATGTAATACGCTAGCTAGTGTGGGTAATCGGACACGACCAttgatcagttttgccttttccTCACTAATAGTTATGGATAAGATTTAGCTTGGGTAGGCTGATTATGGTTCTGTA
Protein-coding sequences here:
- the LOC115142552 gene encoding keratin, type I cytoskeletal 13-like → MHYIGKRDTAQVSFLLFVLQVTVIQIHLASRSNTKTVLDIDNAKLASEDFKMKYAKEQAMRMAVEADISGLRRVLDDMNLGRSDLEMHYEGLKDELIMLKRSHQVEIALVKTHVGSQVNVSVDAALSQDLNAAMTEIRKHYESVAIKNRKELEAWYQGKKSSLEATLADTQKRYSAQLAGLQSMVTSLELQLSQLHANITHNKQEYDMFLNLKTRLELEIAENRRLLDGEDDSSTQVVTKMITVTQTIVDGKVMVLLTEPSIKIMWLNENGLCGFTCFRDMNAL